A genome region from Streptomyces antimycoticus includes the following:
- a CDS encoding MoaD/ThiS family protein translates to MAIEVRIPTILRTYTDGQKAVEGSGTTLAELFTDLETRHAGIQERLVDGGELRRFVNVYLNDEDVRFLDGISTKLSDGDNVTILPAVAGGALGAEPRPAEVAAGRRAGMV, encoded by the coding sequence ATGGCCATCGAGGTCCGCATCCCGACCATCCTCCGCACCTACACCGACGGCCAGAAGGCGGTCGAGGGCAGCGGGACCACGCTCGCCGAGCTCTTCACCGACCTCGAGACCCGGCACGCCGGGATCCAGGAGCGCCTGGTCGACGGCGGTGAGCTGCGCCGCTTCGTCAACGTGTATCTGAACGACGAGGACGTCCGCTTCCTCGACGGCATCTCCACCAAGCTCTCGGACGGCGACAACGTGACGATTCTCCCCGCCGTCGCAGGTGGGGCTCTCGGGGCGGAGCCCCGTCCCGCTGAGGTGGCGGCCGGGCGACGCGCGGGCATGGTCTGA
- a CDS encoding putative leader peptide, with protein sequence MVFDDVSEKTPGMLLVARLHVDLCRLASAMCPRRAVAA encoded by the coding sequence ATGGTTTTCGATGACGTGAGCGAGAAGACGCCGGGCATGCTGCTCGTGGCGCGGCTCCACGTCGACCTGTGCCGGCTCGCCAGCGCGATGTGTCCGCGCCGCGCCGTGGCCGCCTGA
- a CDS encoding Mov34/MPN/PAD-1 family protein, with translation MLTITQALHDKIVAHARADHPDEACGVIAGPAGSGRPERFIPMLNAARSPTFYEFDSGDLLKLYREMDDRDEEPVVIYHSHTATEAYPSRTDISYANEPGAHYVLVSTAECGNDEGPVQFRSFRIVDGEVTEEEVEIVPGG, from the coding sequence ATGCTGACCATCACCCAGGCGCTTCACGACAAGATCGTCGCGCACGCCCGCGCCGACCACCCCGACGAGGCATGTGGCGTGATCGCGGGCCCGGCCGGAAGCGGCCGCCCCGAGCGGTTCATCCCGATGCTGAATGCTGCCCGCTCGCCCACCTTCTACGAGTTCGACTCGGGTGACCTGCTCAAGCTCTACCGCGAGATGGACGACCGGGACGAGGAGCCGGTCGTCATCTACCACTCGCACACCGCCACCGAGGCCTACCCCTCCCGTACCGATATCTCCTACGCCAATGAGCCCGGTGCCCACTACGTCCTGGTCTCCACGGCCGAATGCGGCAATGACGAGGGACCCGTCCAGTTCCGGTCCTTCCGGATCGTGGACGGCGAGGTCACCGAGGAAGAGGTCGAGATCGTCCCGGGCGGCTGA